One genomic segment of Aliarcobacter cibarius includes these proteins:
- the nhaA gene encoding Na+/H+ antiporter NhaA, with translation MNNKFFGSRQLQQILKVKEKYEFIKNFISVETLSGFILFTVTVFAVIIANSSYSDFYFDILKSPISIGFGESSFSMSTLHWINDVLMAIFFLVVGLEIKRDMLVGELSSVKKASFPIIAAIGGMIIPAAIYLSLNKEYPTGFGVPMATDIAFALGILLLLGNRVSMSLKLFLVTLAVVDDLGAIIVVAIFYTSEINYLFFIHAGITYLLLLLLNYFNVKKLLPYLVLGIFLWIFVHKIGIHSTIAGVLLAFTIPLKQKNETDTNNAPLVKLEHALHNFSAFLIMPIFALANAGVIIDFSSVIEHKQIVLGVALGLVIGKPIGIFLFTYLANSLKIATKPANVTWSEIVAVGFLGGIGFTMSIFISHLAFSDPSIVSAVKIGIFASSITAAIIGVILILSNKKRV, from the coding sequence ATGAACAATAAGTTTTTTGGTAGCAGACAATTACAACAAATTCTGAAAGTTAAAGAGAAGTATGAATTTATAAAAAACTTCATATCTGTTGAAACATTAAGTGGATTTATTTTATTTACTGTAACAGTTTTTGCTGTAATTATTGCAAATTCTAGTTATTCTGACTTTTACTTTGATATTTTAAAAAGTCCTATTTCTATTGGATTTGGAGAAAGTAGTTTCTCTATGAGTACGCTTCATTGGATAAATGATGTTTTAATGGCAATATTTTTTCTAGTAGTTGGCTTAGAGATAAAAAGAGATATGCTTGTCGGTGAACTTTCTAGTGTAAAAAAAGCATCTTTTCCAATAATTGCTGCTATTGGTGGGATGATTATCCCAGCAGCTATTTACTTAAGCTTAAATAAAGAATATCCAACAGGTTTTGGAGTTCCCATGGCAACAGACATTGCTTTTGCATTAGGGATTTTATTACTTTTAGGAAATCGTGTAAGTATGTCACTAAAACTATTTTTAGTAACACTAGCAGTTGTTGATGACTTAGGTGCTATTATTGTTGTTGCAATATTTTATACAAGTGAAATAAACTATTTATTCTTTATTCATGCTGGAATAACTTACTTACTTTTACTACTTCTAAATTATTTTAATGTTAAAAAATTACTACCTTATTTAGTATTAGGTATTTTTTTATGGATTTTTGTACATAAAATCGGGATTCACTCTACGATTGCTGGTGTTTTATTAGCATTTACAATTCCATTAAAACAAAAAAATGAAACGGATACAAATAACGCTCCTTTAGTAAAATTAGAACATGCTTTACACAACTTTAGTGCCTTTTTAATAATGCCTATATTTGCTCTTGCAAATGCTGGAGTTATTATAGATTTTTCGAGTGTAATTGAACATAAGCAAATAGTCTTAGGTGTAGCGCTTGGTTTAGTTATTGGGAAACCAATTGGAATTTTCCTATTTACTTATCTTGCAAATAGTTTAAAGATTGCGACAAAACCTGCAAATGTAACTTGGAGTGAAATAGTAGCAGTTGGATTTTTAGGAGGAATTGGATTTACTATGTCAATTTTTATTTCTCACTTAGCATTTAGCGATCCTTCTATTGTAAGTGCAGTAAAAATTGGTATTTTTGCTAGTTCTATTACTGCTGCAATTATAGGAGTTATTCTTATACTTTCAAATAAAAAAAGAGTTTAA
- a CDS encoding metal ABC transporter solute-binding protein, Zn/Mn family produces the protein MKKIIFIVSILFSSLFASNQEVTVTILPQKYFVEKIVKDKFSVNVMVPPGSSPHNFEPKPSAMKALFNSKAYFLIGEPSEKAWIKKFKQNAKNTTFVDTTVGVEKIEMVAHEHHEEKEDKHKGHKHEHEEDKHDHSGVDPHIWLDPILVKIQAKNIYEAMIKIDAQNSDFYKTNYEEFIKELDSLDSEIKNILAPYKDKAFMVFHPSWGYFAARYEIEQISIEVEGKEPKPNELVKLVEEAKKHDIKIIFVSPQFSQNSAKTISNNIGGNVVAINPLTDDWHNNLLTVAKEIANSYK, from the coding sequence ATGAAAAAAATTATATTTATTGTTTCTATTTTGTTTTCGAGTTTGTTTGCATCGAATCAAGAAGTAACAGTTACAATTTTACCACAAAAATATTTTGTAGAAAAAATTGTTAAAGATAAATTTAGTGTAAATGTAATGGTTCCTCCAGGAAGTTCTCCACATAATTTTGAGCCAAAACCTTCAGCAATGAAAGCTTTATTTAACTCAAAAGCATACTTTTTGATAGGTGAGCCTAGTGAAAAAGCTTGGATAAAAAAGTTTAAACAAAATGCAAAAAATACTACTTTTGTTGATACTACTGTTGGAGTAGAAAAAATAGAGATGGTAGCACATGAACATCATGAAGAAAAAGAAGATAAGCACAAAGGTCATAAGCATGAGCATGAAGAAGATAAACATGATCATAGTGGAGTTGACCCACATATTTGGCTAGATCCAATATTAGTTAAAATCCAAGCAAAAAATATTTATGAAGCTATGATAAAAATTGATGCACAAAATAGTGATTTTTATAAAACTAATTATGAAGAGTTTATAAAAGAGTTAGATTCTTTAGACTCAGAAATAAAAAATATTTTAGCACCATATAAAGATAAAGCTTTTATGGTTTTTCATCCATCTTGGGGATATTTTGCTGCACGATATGAAATAGAACAAATTTCTATTGAAGTTGAAGGAAAAGAACCTAAACCAAATGAGTTAGTAAAACTTGTAGAAGAGGCAAAAAAACATGATATAAAAATCATTTTTGTATCACCACAATTTTCTCAAAATAGTGCAAAAACTATCTCAAATAATATAGGTGGAAATGTGGTTGCCATTAATCCACTAACTGATGATTGGCATAATAATTTATTAACTGTTGCAAAAGAGATAGCAAATAGTTATAAATAG
- a CDS encoding Fur family transcriptional regulator, whose product MQLSSIFNPLFDKLALMDNLTKKNNISNIKLTTARKSILDILVNSNKPLCYEDLKDKIIMDKATFYRNISFFEEQNLINSFESNDKKRYFEIKDKEHIHFICSNCSTIECIYQKPNFSLDGYKIDTIILKGKCKECNLNEQ is encoded by the coding sequence ATGCAACTTAGTAGCATTTTTAATCCTCTTTTTGATAAACTAGCACTTATGGATAATTTAACAAAAAAAAATAATATTTCTAATATTAAATTAACGACAGCTAGAAAGTCTATTCTAGACATTTTAGTGAATTCAAATAAGCCTCTTTGCTATGAAGACTTAAAAGACAAAATAATTATGGATAAAGCAACGTTTTATAGGAATATAAGCTTTTTTGAAGAACAAAATCTTATAAATTCTTTTGAATCAAATGACAAAAAACGATATTTTGAAATAAAAGATAAAGAACATATTCACTTTATTTGCTCAAATTGCTCAACAATTGAATGTATATATCAAAAACCAAACTTTTCTTTAGATGGATATAAAATAGATACAATAATTTTAAAAGGAAAATGTAAGGAGTGCAATCTTAATGAACAATAA
- a CDS encoding imelysin family protein, which translates to MVRKIFLLFIVFILSLSAQDSIFQSVIKNVSIVDTQKAIDDAKILQKDISDKNFTNFIRSWKKVEAIYLAGEINSEFLDTPRYVDVFNNLKEDLNSQMQRVIDSKSDIKTALFKNSFKTVNALEYVLYSKNSISSLSHREKELANEILKSIVLNLEDIKSSYEDYLKNPTKSVQEENAILINTLIASSYRLKEWRVGNSAGLSSKFKNDSKNNRAEYFLSQNSFEAIDAILEAQKEIIEQKEYKNLNDLAKEKNALNDLKNVLNSINEAKDILKSLPKDDFTNGKKLFDTVSSIHDLYYITIIEKLGLKPDILDADGD; encoded by the coding sequence ATGGTTAGAAAAATATTTTTATTATTTATTGTATTTATATTGAGCTTAAGTGCACAAGATTCAATATTCCAAAGTGTTATAAAAAATGTATCTATAGTAGATACACAAAAAGCAATAGATGATGCAAAGATTTTGCAAAAAGATATAAGTGATAAAAACTTTACAAATTTCATAAGATCATGGAAAAAAGTTGAAGCTATATATTTAGCAGGTGAAATAAATAGTGAGTTCTTAGATACTCCTAGGTATGTTGATGTTTTTAATAATTTAAAAGAAGATTTAAACTCTCAAATGCAAAGAGTGATTGACAGTAAGAGTGATATAAAAACAGCTTTGTTTAAAAATTCATTTAAAACAGTAAATGCTTTAGAATATGTTTTATATTCAAAAAATAGTATATCAAGTTTAAGCCATAGAGAAAAAGAGTTAGCTAATGAGATTTTAAAGTCAATAGTTTTAAATTTAGAAGATATTAAATCTTCATATGAAGATTATTTGAAAAATCCTACAAAAAGTGTTCAAGAAGAGAATGCAATATTAATTAATACATTAATAGCATCTTCTTACAGATTAAAAGAGTGGAGAGTAGGAAATTCTGCTGGTTTATCAAGTAAGTTTAAAAATGATTCTAAAAATAATAGAGCTGAATATTTTTTAAGTCAAAACTCTTTTGAAGCAATTGATGCTATATTAGAAGCTCAAAAAGAGATAATTGAACAAAAAGAGTATAAAAATTTAAATGATTTAGCAAAAGAAAAAAATGCTTTAAATGATTTAAAAAATGTTTTAAATAGTATAAATGAAGCAAAAGATATATTAAAAAGTCTTCCAAAAGATGATTTCACAAATGGTAAAAAACTTTTTGATACAGTTTCTTCGATTCATGACTTATATTACATAACAATAATAGAAAAATTAGGTCTTAAACCAGATATTTTAGATGCAGATGGAGATTAA
- a CDS encoding sterol desaturase family protein produces the protein MELLALDFLNNPNKRVYWLYLLSSLFLGVIYYFYTKKSTKLITSSKLWLHPSAKLDYIYFFLSNLVNLFLIIPFIMSAKSVALFTNKFLYENFGFIDFTSFTYTQIVFLYTLAVFVFSDFTRYWLHRFLHTIPFLWEFHKVHHSAKVLTPITFYRVHPVENFLFGLRYAISIGFVTGVFIYFFGAKINIYMVLGVNIFVFITSIFGSNLRHSHVPFSYFSFMERWFLSPKQHQIHHDKKHFNKNYGGYIAIWDRVFGTLALSKDVKILKFGLRKNQMNEYKTVKDLYLRPFVNLFKKGGYFEKFKINFSKRTNTFNS, from the coding sequence GTGGAACTTCTTGCACTAGATTTTTTAAATAATCCAAATAAAAGAGTTTATTGGCTTTATTTATTAAGTTCTCTATTTTTAGGAGTAATTTATTATTTTTACACAAAAAAAAGTACAAAGTTAATAACATCTTCTAAACTTTGGTTACATCCTAGTGCAAAACTTGATTATATATACTTTTTTTTATCGAATTTAGTTAATTTATTTTTAATTATTCCTTTTATTATGAGTGCAAAAAGTGTTGCGTTGTTTACGAATAAATTTTTATATGAAAATTTTGGATTTATAGATTTTACTTCATTTACTTATACACAAATAGTATTTTTATACACATTAGCAGTATTTGTTTTTAGTGATTTTACTAGATATTGGTTACACAGATTTTTACATACAATACCATTTCTTTGGGAGTTTCATAAAGTTCATCATAGTGCAAAAGTTTTAACTCCTATAACTTTTTATAGAGTTCATCCAGTTGAAAATTTTTTATTTGGACTTAGATATGCAATTAGTATAGGTTTTGTAACTGGCGTTTTTATATATTTTTTTGGAGCAAAGATAAATATATATATGGTTTTAGGAGTAAATATTTTTGTTTTTATAACTTCTATTTTTGGTTCAAATTTAAGACATTCTCATGTACCTTTTTCATATTTCTCTTTTATGGAAAGGTGGTTTTTATCTCCAAAACAGCATCAAATTCATCATGATAAAAAGCATTTTAATAAAAATTATGGAGGATATATAGCTATTTGGGATAGAGTTTTTGGAACATTAGCTCTTTCAAAAGATGTAAAAATTCTTAAATTTGGACTTAGAAAAAATCAGATGAACGAATACAAAACAGTAAAAGATTTGTATTTACGACCATTTGTAAATTTATTTAAAAAAGGAGGATATTTTGAAAAGTTTAAAATTAATTTTAGCAAACGTACTAATACTTTCAACTCTTAG
- a CDS encoding L,D-transpeptidase: protein MFRVFVLIFLMTVSLFSKESNESLIKIDEFIEKFSKVKVFDEDKFVEDFSKIGTKIINRYTPKLSTFKKVDHILSETGSYDKIIIDVDSSKNILSVNAKIDDKLKLLKSYKVSTARKDIKKPLGVGNVTSITLNPVWYPTADTIESFKKKGINLPKVVKGGDKLNYMGSAKINLTHKVDGKDTFRIHGTLSEKTIGSYESSGCIRMRNSEVVELVGLLKEFIEFKSMDDIKVVLK, encoded by the coding sequence TTGTTTAGAGTTTTTGTATTAATTTTTCTTATGACAGTTTCATTGTTTTCAAAAGAGAGTAATGAATCATTAATAAAAATTGATGAGTTTATAGAAAAATTTTCAAAGGTAAAAGTTTTTGATGAAGATAAATTTGTAGAAGATTTCTCAAAAATTGGAACAAAGATAATAAATAGGTATACTCCAAAACTTTCAACTTTTAAAAAAGTTGACCATATTCTAAGTGAAACAGGTTCTTACGATAAAATAATAATTGATGTAGATTCATCAAAAAATATACTTAGTGTAAATGCAAAAATAGATGATAAATTAAAACTTTTGAAAAGTTATAAAGTTTCAACAGCTAGAAAAGATATAAAAAAACCTTTAGGAGTAGGTAATGTTACATCAATTACATTAAATCCTGTTTGGTATCCAACTGCTGATACAATAGAAAGCTTTAAGAAAAAAGGAATTAATCTACCAAAGGTAGTAAAAGGTGGTGATAAGTTAAATTATATGGGAAGTGCAAAAATAAATTTAACTCATAAAGTTGATGGAAAAGATACTTTTAGAATACACGGAACTTTAAGTGAAAAAACCATAGGAAGTTATGAATCAAGTGGTTGCATTAGAATGAGAAATAGTGAAGTTGTTGAGCTAGTTGGACTTTTAAAAGAGTTTATAGAGTTTAAAAGTATGGATGATATAAAAGTTGTTTTAAAATAA
- a CDS encoding aminotransferase class I/II-fold pyridoxal phosphate-dependent enzyme yields the protein MIENSFFTPIECGETLPQKNMHAVSTSMPTLKDVIDYEEQTPEILEKISVAYPRFVIHPYLKKLANYLKEKYNISDEYELVLMSSKKAVDVVSNRYYIHNICEFNEPFGVIKVSQGRQYKKVLKFIQHVGYNLSSRLAEDYLYNLGLVQTLQNEKLEKKELAEDTILNTLSLAYNEKKENIALCPSGMNAIYSVLKGLKNIQARNGKSILIQFGWLYLDTTNIVNHYFEESKVFYDVTNLSILEEYLKENKNRVLAIITEVPTNPLVKTADLEKLRELCNKYNIVLVVDSTFATPYNLNLKPYADIFVESLTKFACGNADVLMGAIILNGNFKISHIKNEFFKHSDKPYTKDMQRMALEIVDYKKRVKKISQNTKELIEFLKNLSYVSKVYSCLDEDCIENYKKLMIDENSLCGIVSIHIEKDFQKIYDSLNFPKGPSLGTEFTLLMPYTYLAHYDLITTKSGKEFLKKIELPVNLIRISVGIEDIEEIKKEFKKIEL from the coding sequence ATGATAGAAAATAGTTTTTTTACTCCAATAGAATGTGGAGAAACTCTTCCACAAAAAAATATGCATGCTGTTTCAACTTCTATGCCAACACTAAAAGATGTAATAGACTATGAAGAACAGACTCCAGAAATTTTGGAAAAAATTAGTGTTGCTTATCCTAGATTTGTAATTCATCCTTATTTAAAAAAGTTAGCAAATTATTTAAAAGAAAAATATAATATTTCTGATGAGTATGAGCTAGTTCTAATGAGTAGCAAAAAAGCTGTTGATGTTGTAAGTAACAGGTATTATATACATAATATTTGTGAATTTAATGAACCTTTTGGAGTAATAAAAGTTTCTCAAGGAAGACAATATAAAAAGGTTTTAAAATTTATTCAACATGTTGGATATAACCTTTCTTCAAGATTAGCTGAAGATTATTTATATAATCTTGGATTAGTACAAACCCTTCAAAATGAAAAATTAGAAAAAAAAGAGCTAGCAGAAGATACTATTTTAAATACTCTAAGCCTAGCTTACAATGAAAAAAAAGAGAATATTGCTCTATGTCCATCAGGAATGAATGCAATTTATAGTGTATTAAAAGGTCTTAAAAATATTCAAGCTAGAAATGGAAAATCAATATTAATTCAATTTGGATGGTTATATTTAGATACTACAAATATTGTAAATCACTATTTTGAAGAGAGTAAAGTTTTTTATGATGTAACAAATTTGAGTATTTTAGAAGAGTATTTAAAAGAAAACAAAAACAGAGTTTTAGCAATAATCACTGAAGTTCCTACAAATCCACTTGTAAAAACTGCAGATTTAGAAAAACTAAGAGAACTTTGCAATAAATATAATATAGTACTTGTAGTAGATTCAACTTTTGCAACGCCGTATAACTTAAATTTAAAACCTTACGCTGACATATTTGTAGAAAGTTTAACAAAATTTGCTTGTGGAAATGCAGATGTTTTAATGGGTGCTATTATTTTAAATGGTAATTTTAAAATTTCGCATATAAAAAACGAGTTCTTCAAGCATAGTGATAAACCATATACTAAAGATATGCAAAGAATGGCTTTAGAAATTGTTGATTATAAAAAAAGAGTTAAAAAAATATCACAAAATACAAAAGAACTGATTGAATTTTTGAAAAATCTATCTTATGTAAGCAAGGTATATTCTTGCTTAGATGAAGATTGTATAGAAAACTATAAAAAACTTATGATAGATGAAAATAGTTTATGTGGAATAGTTTCTATTCATATTGAAAAAGATTTTCAAAAAATCTACGATAGTTTGAATTTTCCAAAAGGTCCAAGCCTTGGAACTGAATTTACACTTTTGATGCCTTACACATATTTAGCTCACTACGATTTAATAACTACAAAAAGTGGTAAAGAATTTTTAAAGAAAATAGAACTTCCAGTAAATCTTATAAGAATTTCTGTAGGGATTGAAGATATTGAAGAGATAAAAAAAGAGTTTAAAAAAATAGAGTTATGA
- a CDS encoding GNAT family N-acetyltransferase, translating into MIKNCNKNNIQNISKLILDAIEDIASTLTGEFEEEKILETLDSYIKMDICRLSHKNIFTYVKDEKIVGILVAYSSNDIDILDKPMLLNLKDKGILKDSFEKECFEDEFYIDTISVLKKYQGQGIAKEFFNFAFKKAKELGYKKVSLLVDFKKEKAKNLYLKMGFEDNDKLVVAGNDFHHMIKWI; encoded by the coding sequence ATGATAAAAAACTGTAACAAAAATAATATTCAAAATATTTCAAAATTAATTTTAGATGCAATAGAAGATATAGCTTCAACTCTTACTGGAGAGTTTGAAGAGGAAAAAATTCTTGAAACTTTAGATTCATATATAAAAATGGATATTTGTAGACTAAGTCATAAAAATATTTTTACTTATGTAAAAGATGAAAAGATTGTTGGAATTTTAGTAGCTTATTCATCAAATGATATTGATATTTTAGATAAACCCATGCTTTTAAATTTAAAAGACAAAGGAATATTAAAAGATAGTTTTGAGAAAGAATGTTTTGAGGATGAATTCTATATTGATACTATTAGCGTATTAAAAAAGTACCAAGGACAAGGTATTGCAAAGGAGTTTTTCAACTTTGCTTTCAAAAAAGCAAAAGAGTTAGGGTATAAAAAAGTTTCACTTTTAGTTGATTTTAAAAAAGAAAAAGCAAAAAATCTGTATTTAAAAATGGGTTTTGAAGATAATGATAAATTAGTTGTAGCAGGAAATGATTTTCATCATATGATAAAGTGGATTTAA
- a CDS encoding cytochrome-c peroxidase yields the protein MKSLKLILANVLILSTLSANDISKEELGRMLFFDVNLSKNRTQSCATCHNPEVGFIDDRENGVSKMASLGDDKKSLGDRQAPTASYAKFSPPFHFDEKKGLYKGGQFWDGRANSLEEQAGGPPLNPIEMGLKDVKEAVSRLKENEFYIENFKKLFGENIFSDDKIAYEAMTKAIASFERSDEFSTFDSKYDRYLKGEYDLTPLEDLGMSIFFSNNNNSCAACHVLKGEGKEGETFTNYEFHNIGIPENKSLREKNGVKDKDLGLLANSNVNDKNQIGKYKTPTLRNVAVTSPYMHNGVFKDLRTVVEFYDKYNNKERTINPETNLPWDEPEHKDTISLKELKANAQNDRKIDALVAFMRLLTDKRYENLIKE from the coding sequence TTGAAAAGTTTAAAATTAATTTTAGCAAACGTACTAATACTTTCAACTCTTAGTGCAAATGATATTTCAAAAGAGGAACTAGGAAGGATGCTTTTTTTTGATGTGAATTTATCAAAAAATAGAACTCAAAGCTGTGCTACTTGTCACAATCCAGAAGTGGGATTTATTGATGATAGAGAAAATGGAGTTTCTAAAATGGCATCTTTGGGAGATGATAAAAAATCTTTAGGTGATAGACAAGCTCCTACAGCATCTTATGCAAAATTTTCTCCACCTTTTCATTTTGATGAAAAAAAGGGTCTTTATAAAGGAGGACAATTTTGGGATGGAAGAGCAAATAGTTTGGAAGAACAAGCTGGTGGTCCACCTTTAAATCCTATTGAAATGGGTTTAAAAGATGTAAAAGAAGCTGTTTCAAGATTGAAAGAAAATGAATTTTATATTGAAAATTTCAAAAAACTTTTTGGAGAAAATATTTTTTCTGACGATAAAATTGCTTATGAAGCTATGACAAAAGCAATTGCTAGTTTCGAAAGAAGTGATGAATTCTCAACTTTTGATTCTAAATATGATAGATATCTAAAAGGAGAATATGATTTAACTCCTCTTGAAGATTTAGGTATGTCTATATTTTTTTCAAATAATAATAATTCATGCGCAGCTTGCCATGTTTTAAAAGGAGAAGGAAAAGAGGGTGAAACTTTTACTAATTACGAATTTCATAATATTGGTATTCCAGAAAATAAAAGTTTAAGAGAAAAAAATGGCGTAAAAGATAAAGATTTAGGACTTTTAGCAAATTCAAATGTAAATGATAAGAACCAAATAGGAAAATATAAAACTCCAACTTTACGAAATGTAGCTGTAACTTCACCATATATGCATAATGGAGTATTTAAAGATTTAAGAACTGTAGTAGAGTTTTACGATAAATATAATAATAAAGAAAGAACCATAAATCCTGAAACAAATTTACCATGGGATGAACCTGAACACAAAGATACAATTTCATTAAAAGAATTAAAAGCAAATGCTCAAAATGATAGAAAAATAGATGCTTTAGTGGCATTTATGAGGCTATTAACTGATAAAAGATACGAAAATTTGATAAAGGAATAA
- a CDS encoding aminotransferase class I/II-fold pyridoxal phosphate-dependent enzyme, with the protein MKNSLETILCHPTSFAPFKDVTGSSHFPIYNTATFDLKKQTNENGKKIYDYTRSDNPTREALENLFAFAENGAGAVCTHTGIASVNLLFETVLKANSTILVEADCYGGTNRLLKIYKDKYNVEVISANFHDFEMIEHILKSKSIDLTLCESPTNPGLKIINLEKIAKLCKKYNSLFAVDNSLATFISQKPLDLGADFSLFSTTKYISGHGSVIAGAIVAKDEEWANKLHYYSNAHGHNQNPMDVHLISLGIPSLKIRAKASSKNSIKLAKFLEKQDFITKVTHPALKSHPNRKLAEKQMKIIPGVFCADFKTVELAEKFIQNSKIFGEKCSFGSPDSRVEIPSKISHASFSKEELENIGISPSTVRFAIGFEDIEDLKKDLLQAIK; encoded by the coding sequence ATGAAAAATAGCCTTGAAACAATACTTTGCCACCCTACATCTTTTGCACCTTTTAAAGATGTTACAGGTTCATCTCATTTCCCTATTTATAATACTGCAACATTTGATTTGAAAAAACAAACTAATGAAAATGGCAAAAAAATTTATGATTACACAAGAAGTGATAATCCAACAAGAGAAGCTTTAGAAAATCTTTTTGCATTTGCTGAAAATGGAGCTGGAGCTGTTTGTACTCATACTGGAATTGCTAGTGTTAATTTGCTTTTTGAAACAGTTTTAAAAGCTAACTCAACTATTTTAGTTGAAGCTGATTGTTATGGAGGAACAAATAGACTTTTAAAAATTTATAAAGATAAGTATAATGTAGAAGTTATCTCTGCAAACTTTCATGATTTTGAAATGATTGAACATATTTTAAAATCAAAATCTATTGATTTAACTCTTTGTGAGAGTCCTACCAATCCAGGTTTAAAAATAATAAATTTAGAAAAAATTGCAAAGTTATGTAAAAAATATAACTCTCTTTTTGCCGTTGATAACTCTTTAGCAACTTTTATTAGTCAAAAACCACTTGATTTAGGAGCAGATTTTTCACTATTTTCAACTACAAAATATATAAGTGGACATGGTTCAGTTATAGCAGGAGCAATTGTTGCAAAAGATGAAGAGTGGGCAAATAAACTTCATTATTATTCAAATGCACATGGTCACAATCAAAATCCTATGGATGTTCATCTTATATCTTTAGGAATTCCTAGCCTCAAAATTAGAGCAAAGGCAAGTAGTAAAAACTCTATTAAATTAGCTAAATTTTTAGAAAAACAAGATTTTATTACAAAAGTAACTCACCCCGCACTAAAATCTCATCCAAATAGAAAATTAGCAGAAAAACAGATGAAAATAATTCCAGGAGTTTTTTGTGCAGATTTCAAAACTGTTGAATTAGCAGAAAAATTCATACAAAATAGTAAAATATTTGGCGAAAAATGTTCTTTTGGAAGTCCTGATAGTAGAGTTGAAATACCATCAAAAATATCTCATGCTTCATTTTCAAAAGAAGAGCTAGAAAATATTGGGATTAGTCCTAGTACAGTAAGATTTGCAATTGGTTTTGAAGATATTGAAGATTTAAAAAAAGATTTATTACAAGCTATAAAATGA